In the genome of Perca fluviatilis chromosome 4, GENO_Pfluv_1.0, whole genome shotgun sequence, one region contains:
- the bhlhe40 gene encoding class E basic helix-loop-helix protein 40: MERITSEQPPPCAPRHPPLDIADMQGIDFPLYVYKPRRGMKRVDESKETYKLPHRLIEKKRRDRINECIAQLKDLLPEHLKLTTLGHLEKAVVLELTLKHVKTLNGVLEQQQQKIIALQNDLQISDHGGDSAEGSEEMFRSGFHLCAKEVLHYLASQESSKDLTPSHVISHIQKVAAEVLHHQSSQRPAVSVPQSSERPKKPAGEPQRAHEGSAKNCVPVIQRTYPNATGEQSGSDTDTDSGYGGEPDKRDPKAQWSESHAKEGERKYVASERTPGVIKQEDDEPRAKKLRSESPEDDVLSGHMAGSSGSYMSFSPNQPPFCLPFYLIPPAAAAYLPMLEKCWYPGSMPVMYPGMSGSTETHPSSLLMSPRTGSPASYQNPMDSPVLHKALKQVPSLNLETKD; the protein is encoded by the exons ATGGAGAGAATTACCAGCGAACAACCACCTCCCTGTGCGCCAAGACACCCACCACTGGATATAGCTGACATGCAAGG AATCGATTTTCCCCTGTATGTGTACAAACCCAGGAGGGGCATGAAGCGTGTGGATGAGAGCAAG GAGACGTACAAGTTGCCACACCGACTGATCGAAAAGAAAAGACGTGACAGAATCAACGAATGCATTGCCCAGCTGAAGGATTTGTTGCCAGAACATCTTAAGCTTACA ACGCTGGGTCATTTGGAGAAAGCCGTGGTGCTGGAACTCACTCTCAAGCACGTGAAAACCCTGAATGGTGTCCtggagcagcaacagcagaaaaTTATCGCGCTACAGAACGACCTGCAAATAA GTGACCATGGAGGCGACAGCGCAGAGGGCAGTGAGGAGATGTTCCGCTCCGGCTTTCACTTGTGTGCGAAAGAGGTCCTCCACTATCTGGCCAGCCAAGAAAGCAGCAAGGACTTGACCCCTTCCCATGTCATCAGCCACATCCAAAAGGTAGCAGCTGAGGTCCTGCATCATCAAAGCAGCCAACGCCCAGCCGTGTCCGTCCCTCAGTCTTCGGAGAGACCGAAGAAACCCGCCGGAGAGCCTCAAAGGGCGCACGAGGGCTCGGCTAAGAACTGCGTTCCTGTCATTCAAAGGACTTACCCGAATGCGACGGGGGAGCAGAGCGGCAGCGACACGGACACTGACAGCGGCTACGGGGGAGAACCTGACAAGCGTGACCCCAAAGCCCAGTGGTCAGAGAGCCACGCGAAGGAGGGGGAGCGCAAGTATGTCGCGTCTGAGAGGACGCCCGGCGTCATCAAGCAGGAGGATGACGAGCCTCGGGCCAAGAAATTACGGTCGGAATCCCCAGAAGACGACGTTCTCTCTGGTCACATGGCTGGAAGCTCCGGCAGCTATATGAGTTTCTCCCCCAACCAGCCCCCGTTTTGTCTCCCCTTCTACCTCATCCCCCCTGCAGCGGCGGCCTATCTGCCCATGCTGGAGAAATGCTGGTACCCCGGGAGCATGCCGGTTATGTACCCGGGAATGAGCGGCTCTACGGAGACACATCCCTCGTCTCTGCTGATGTCCCCAAGGACAGGGTCTCCAGCATCCTACCAGAACCCCATGGACTCCCCCGTTCTTCACAAAGCTTTAAAGCAGGTCCCCTCGTTAAACTTGGAAACTAAAGACTGa